ATGACGGCGGCTTGAGCCACAGACTGTTGGAGGTGATATTCTCGACCTTTATCTGCATGGCCGGTTGTCTGTTGGCGGTCTTGATGGTCTCCAGCTGCAACTGGACGCAATTGACGGCGTTGAACTGGTACATTTTTGAAAAGGACTCCTGGTGGGGTTCTCCGTCGACCACGTACGAgtaggtcacgtggcaGGTGACTGTGTGCATTCCTGCCGTAGGGATCTCATACTTGATGGGGAACTGTGTCGTCTGGTGGATTTCGTTGAGCTCCACGGTGTCTGTCGAGTTGAGCACTTGGACGGGAGGTTCGGTGGAGTCCTTGGCGTGGATCGCCGCAGACACGCCCACCTTGACGCTGGGAGCCGTGTTGTAGATGAAGTCCGTCTTGAGACTCACGTAGACCATGAAGGTGAGCACTTCTCCCACGTAGACCGTTCCAAAGGCTGGACGGATGCTGAGCCATGGTGAGG
This genomic interval from Yarrowia lipolytica chromosome 1E, complete sequence contains the following:
- a CDS encoding uncharacterized protein (Compare to YALI0E16555g, no similarity); this encodes MNHGISLKIMRASKPQLTPAIQDPFVLSQSQSAVLNLPSPWLSIRPAFGTVYVGEVLTFMVYVSLKTDFIYNTAPSVKVGVSAAIHAKDSTEPPVQVLNSTDTVELNEIHQTTQFPIKYEIPTAGMHTVTCHVTYSYVVDGEPHQESFSKMYQFNAVNCVQLQLETIKTANRQPAMQIKVENITSNSLWLKPPSFFSDSVQPVGSTKTANLLGPGDMWQYSCKYTGDRPAFTIFWTRGPMGENGCLTVQ